The following DNA comes from Ooceraea biroi isolate clonal line C1 chromosome 11, Obir_v5.4, whole genome shotgun sequence.
AACTCGCTCTCTTAATTCACAGCTTTCGTTTTGGCTTTCATGTGTGCACGACTCTGTTCAGTgaaattcatttataaattgaaaagtaTGTCATTTAAATTGGATCATGACTCTTACAGTATTTATACTAAGtaatttgttaaatacttTCTTGGAAGTTTTAAGAGCACAGCAGAAAGGCAGGAAGATAACGAAAGCAGTTTGcttgttttaaatataaaattggaagattacgatattaaaaaagaaatttaaaactcATGACTCGaaatataatctatatttaatgttatgaTCCAGCAAGAAACCTTTAACCGGGATATCCtacaaatttaaaacaaatatgccttaatataattatattgaggtaagatacgaaattaattatagacttaaaatgtattctctaaattaactaaaatggaatgtaaatatgtaaaaaagtCCTCTTAAAATGATTTACACGCTTTAGGAATGTAACAGCGACATAACGTCATGATGGGACACGTCTCGGAATGTTCTCCTTAAAAACAAATTCAGTTATATTTGGATCTCACTGAACAGCAGCGTACAGAACCGCCAGGTTCTAGAATCCAGTCCGCCGAGGAAATAAACTGGCCAGATCCTAAAACTTTGCCGGTAATATTTACACAATTTGTAACTGGAATAGTCAATATCGCTTTTCGATAGAACCGTATAAAAAAATCCGCGATCACGGTAGATCAATTGTACGctcgaatatatttaatatagccTAGAGTGTCGCCGGTTTTCAGACATCAGGGAAGTGCACGCCACTTCTGGAAGATTTTCTTATCTCTCGACTTGCATATCGCCTGTTCCAGTTGTCGAATTCGATACGGACGCACAGATCATCCAGAACATACGACATCCCGATTTCTTTAGACACTATCCGTGTCCAGgccctttttctttctgtaatCGTACTCCGATTGATAACCCGGTAGATGATTGTGTTCGCGTACTCCAGTGGGCATGAACCTCTCGGCGATCACCGAGCATTTACCCCGGCAACCACGGTGCTGCTCCGCGCAACGGTAATGCGACCTGTTCAGCACCTCGGAACGGGAGGTCAAGTTGTACACGTATCCCTCGTGGACCAGCTGCGGTCTGCCTCTCGCGGAGAGCCTGTAAGTTACTGGTTCCACGgctgaaaataaatatcgcattttttactttatctaTGCAATTTTGCAAGAGATTACgttctaattaataattagaaattattgtatGTACCTTCTGACTGCGTTGTAAATTTCCTCGCAATGGATTCGTCAGGTAACTCGATTATTTCTTCGCTATCGTTCATAGCATCGTTACTCTCGCCGTCGTGGGTAACATTTTTGCTACTCGCGGAGTCGTTCGCGTatctctcgtcgtcgtcgtcgtcgtcgtctaaCACAAGATTGATATTGTCCACGCTGTTAACGTTCGCTATCCTTTTAGATTCCTTGACCGATCCGCTGTCACCCTCGACTGCGTGCACCTTTCTCTTTTTGGCGCTTCTCTTGATCCTGTTCCTGTGAGAGTGCACGGATTCGTCCGAGCTCTTGTTCTTGCTACCCTGCTCACTCGCGGCGTCCAACAAGGTGGCAGTGTCCTCGAGATCACCCTGTGCATCCGACACGTAATCGTTTAACAGCGGTATGATCTGCCCCTCGCCGCCTTCCAGCCCCTTTATTTGCAACATCTGTGCCACTTTCAGGAAAGTAGGTAAGTCCTCCTGCCTCACGTTTACCTCCCCTTGATACATAAACTTTAACAAAGCTAAAAGCTCCTCGTACTTCACATCCTTTAGTATTATCACTGGATGCTGAGTAGGATGCTCCTGTAGAACAACCCTAAGCTTTTACTTAAGCACATTTATCAGGGGAATAATAgtaacaattaaaatagcTAAAGTACCTTGAATATATTCTTGAAGTAAGGGCTACATACAGAAAGGACTAGTTTGTGGGCGACCAATAATTTACCCTCTACAGCAAGCGTCACATCGACCAAATCATGCTGGCTCAAGTGAGAAAGAAAACCGGAAGTCAGATTGTCCGAAAAGTTATTCCACTTCAAGGAAAATTCTTTCGATGCCAATGCAGCAGTCATGTTTGCCTACAGGGAAATAATCGATTACTGATCGGAATCAGAATCTtttgatcaattaaatatcttttataatctATGCGTATGTGagttcataaaataacatgtgTGTGTCTGACttgagaaaagtaaaaaaatccCGCTGTAGAACACTCACACACAAAGTTTTTAACGGAGATTGTCAGTTTGCAATTATGTAATCGTAATTTAATacacgaataataatatttttgcaataagCAGTAGCTTaagtaatacatttatttagcGACAGAAAGATGTATTGATATCTTCATTCgattattacttaattatgcaaaaatgcTTCAACATGATCGTCTCGAGAATGTTATCGTAAATTGAAACGTTTTGAAATGTAGACGATcgtttatatatcatttggATTTTTTAACCAGGCGACGTCGCAATGACAATGCTTGCGTTATCAGCACccgcgttattattaataataaaattcgttaccttttttattacaagaaCGTGATCCGTGCTGTGTAACTGGGACGCGCCTATTTACGGTAGTTGTCAAACATTTCTGCCATGGAAAAAAAGACAATAGTGATGCGGCTGCCACCGTGCGTGGGTTTCCTATACCTCCAATCGCTACACACCACGCACACATTGACATGAAATGACATTTGTCAATCTCCATCATTGGCTAAAAATTGTAGAGTTCGTACACTCAAACCTGTCTCATCACTCGAAGGCAGGCACATTCGGAATATATTCGCGAAGCATCGCGTCTAGATACTCGTGCATCTTGTTTCTCTTACTCGATGATCgatattcatataatttagAACTACGCGTGACGATTTGATATTTGTAAGCGCTCGGTGCGCGTGAAAACTAAACATGACATTAAGAAATAACCGTAACAGATACATAATACTGgatcaattaataaaaacaaagttggAGTTTTAAATCAACAGTCACGGTGCGTGAACATCAAGAATGAGAACGGAATGAAGAACGAGTTCGATATATCGAGAGAGCTCGATTATCTATCGAACTATCTATCGGTCGCGCGGGCAACGCGACGGATTCCAAACAGACCGTGCACTCGCGTGACTACGAGGACTCGACACCTGAGATTTCTCAAATTTGCACATTTATATCGTCAAATTGCAAACTGAAAAATAAGTTCTCGATAAAATGTACAAAGTGGAGGCAGCCAGCGCGCTGTGCGAAGTTGCGGAGCCAGGCGTGATAACTGGAAACATACTTATTTCCTTGGCGATCGAGCAGGGACCGAAGAACGAGGCTGGCAAATTGTTTCTCAAAGACGGGATCGAGTTGAACAAAATGAAGGAGATACGCATCGAGTTTCTCAGTAGGCTCGCATTAAGAATCCGTACAGTAGCGAcgtaaattgtttattttatatatttttttattatatttattacattatattgtttttattattttattatattataattattatattatataatatattatataatttttattatataaataattccaaTATCTAAATACATTGCTTTGCAGATATCCTGAACATCGATTACTTGTGGCTGTTGAAAAATCTAGTCAAACTGTCATTGTCCCACAATGTCATTGAGGTAATCGAGAATCTCGACGAGCTTGTACACCTGAAGGAGCTGGATCTCTCGTTCAATCGCATCAAAGTCATGGAAAACCTGAATCACTTGGATCAACTAGAAATTCTGCTTTTGTACAGTAACGAAATCTCGATTGTACAAGGCATAGATAACTTGAAGAAGCTCACTATTCTCAATATTGGTAAAAATAAGATTGCGGACTGGAAACATGTACGTGTGATTGATTGATCGATCTATTACTTCGTTATCAATGACGTTTAATTATTGCAGGTCATGTACCTGCGCGACTTCAAATTGCTGCGAAGTTTAAATGCGTGTGACAATCCCTGCGCTGAAATGGATGGATACTTGGATTATTTAATCGCATTCGTGCCGCAACTGGTTTATTATCAGTATAGAATGATATCGGAAGACGCACGTCAATCTGCCATCAACAAGCATTagtaattttatgaatttcaaGATtgcataaaagagaaaagtgaaAGGCACTTTAATATTTTGAGTAATAATGCTATTATTTTTACAGTCGTGTAATTACTAATCTTGAAGAAAACGAAGCAAAACTACAAGCGGAATTAAAATCGCAACAAGAACTGGAAGACAAAATTGCGTTACTGTCTGTTTCGTACGTAGAATACCTTGACGAAGACTGCCTTTTTCAACAAATGTTTTCTCTCGACAAAGGTAAATTTATGTCTCATCTCTTATTGCCAGTCACGCGTGTTAATTTATCTAAATGCATTAGATGGTAGGACGTTATCTCTGATAAACGAAGATACGCAGAACGCGTTTGCGCAGTATCGAAAGTCCTTCTCTGCGATATGCAATGAATTATTCGAACTAGGATTACAGGAGCATAGGAAAAGAGCGGAAGAAGTACGATTGTTCGAGGTTGCCGTTAATGAAGGCAAGGAAAGCACGCAGAGTGAAGCGAGAaagtaaagataaaatattgataaaaatttattaaaaggaaTACTTTGTAATAATTCTTTCAAAGTTGCGATTATTTAACtgcaatgaaatatatatttcaattaatagcgcgtaacaattacatttagCATGTAATTTCGTTCAATTGTGCAAGGATCATAGACGAGGTGCTTGAAAAAAAAGCCGAAATATTCGCGAACATAAAAAAAGTGATGGAAGCTCTGGTGGAGGAGGAAGCTGAGGCAACTGATGACAAGGCTATGAAAGTGAGAGGATTACTTGATGAATTTAACGAGTTACTGTCCAAGGCACAAACCCAGTTGATGTCGAAGGAAGTTGTACTACACGATCAGCTGGAAGTGCGTATGGATGTGTTAATCCGGAAATGTTTACCGTAACGTAATTAtctgataattaaatttagaagaaCGATTCGATTTTTTGGAAAAGGACATAAATGAAGTCTTCGGATCTAATATGACGGATATGGTGGGCTCGTTCCTAGAAAATGCGCGGATATACTTCTCCAACTTGCGAAACGCGGAGGCTGAGTATAACGATCGCGTAAATGAATCGGTTTCGTCTTATCTAAGCGGTTTTGGGGACGAAGAGAGCGTACCGGCGCATCTTGCAGATCTCTGCGGGGACAAGGATACTTTGGCTACCACTCTCGCCGCGTCGCATGATGTACATTTGCAAGTAGGCAGTGAACATTTGGAAAGATGAGTAAAAACTGTTCAAAACGAGTAAAGTAAGCGGCAAAGCGGTGATTTTAGGTGATAAACGATCGAGAGGAACGCATGATGAATCGGCTCAATGATTGGCTGAGAGAATATACTGATCAATTAATCGTGTAagtattatttgaatatttaatgatgATATAACGACGTACAAAATAAGTAGttaattttttcgatattttcgttATAGAGATGAAAACAAGAGGAATCGTCAACAGATACTGGAAATATCGCATTTCTTTGGATTTCAACGACAGGAATTAAGTACGGTGGGTTTGCCGCAACCGGTAGAGTTGACGGACGTAGATCTGGATATGGATAATCTAAATGATTAAAAGTTAACGATTAACATGCCAcgatgtttttctttttggaaGAAAACTCGAGAAATAAACGCACGTgagttttacattttacgtATATCGCATTTATTggctattaaaaaatatatatatatattctaatatacaCAGAAAACCTCTTATATAAAACTCTTATAAAAGTTTATCAAAgctgatttataaaaatcacaattttacaaatacaaaaatacaatcaTCATCGCCGTAACTATTGTTGCTTTTGCTTCAGGTGTTCGATGTAGAATTTAAGCCCAGCTTGTACCTTTGGTAATTGTATGTAAGTcaagaatttattaacatcAGCTTCTTGATTTTCTTTCATCCATTGAATCAAGTCGTTTCGCACCTCTAACTTGGTCGCGCCCCTTCCGTTGGCTTTATCAACAACAGAATATACGATTAGTATGCGAGCATACCGAAACCCCGTCGCGAAACGTGATACCACGACAGTCTTACCTGGTATATTCTTAAAAGACAGTATGTAATTCTTGCACTTCTCAATCGCGTCGGCTTTATCCTTGGCGAGCTCATCCACGAGTCCCATTTGCAATGCTGCTTCAGGTTTAAACATCGCTCCCCTGAAACGTGAGAGTCACGTCGTACGATGTCTCATCTCGATTAAATCAATTCTACGTACTTTAAGAGTGCTTTCTCGGCCTGTCGATAGCCCAACACCAAGATGTAAACCTCCATAAGCCATTTAGGAGCGACAATGCCCAACTGTGTCTCGTTCAGCCCTATAGTGTGCTTTCCTTCCACGAAGACCCTGTACTCCGTAGACATCGCCAGCATGCAACCTCCGGCAGGACTAGAGCCCTGCATGAAACGGGAAAgcaatatctttattatattgtgtCACGCGCAGATGCATAGTAACACTTGGAAGAATTGCTACATTGATGGCAGCAGCGACTGGAATCTGCAGAGTGTAAAGAGCCAACCAGGCGTCCTGAAAGGCACGCCAGAAGGTGGTGAGCCTCTTCACGTCGGAATTGTACATTTCCATAATGTCTAATCCTGCTGAGAATACAGTCGGCAACGATGACGTCAGTATAATGCCCTTGCTGCGATTCTCTTGAGACTGCAGCAGAGATGTTTTCAGTGCACCTAGCAGCTCTGTGTTCAGGCTGTTGACAGGTGCTCGTGCCATAGATATAATGTCGATCCCTGTTGGATCATTGGGTCGTAAGACTCAAAATTCAGGGGGTAGGTTGTGTATTAGGAATGCTAGTCTGTGAAGATAACACCGCTGTTACCTGTATCGTTGTCACGCGTAGTTTCGACCAATTTCGAGCCTGTGGCGTAACATCTCCTGAAATACACCTGTCCTCCAGCGATCAGGGTCTTCAGTATAGTCATGTTGGCAGATGGAGCGTATTTCAGTCTTGCTCGCAAATGGAAGAATGGATAGAAAAAGAACTTGTAACAAGTCTGTATTACAACGAATATATTAGAGATAACGACAATATGCTGATGACTGAATTAATGGTAAACAGATATAATTATCTGCTTCACTTCTGTGTAAATAGTTAGTAATCTTGGAAAATCTTCAGAGCAGTTCAAGTCCGTACAGTTAATTAGACATAAACATGTAGTAGTGTCACAATCTTGGAAGCAGCAAACACCGATGGACCGATTGACCAAAGTTCATTTTCATATACGATATCTTTCAGGGATGGCGCTAGAGCACGCAGTGCCTCCCTGATATGCATATACTGTATTCTTGTTGCAACATACGTGATagctataaattaatatcggcACAAAAGTTTAATATAAGCGACATAAGTTTTTCCAATATCAATTAGGTAATAAAAATCGATAGATAAGTAATGCATCAGTGTGATGGGCcacgtcgcgcgcgagatgtcaaaaataaattatgtatgtataaatttataatatttataacacatCCATGCGACTTTCCATACATGATAAAAAGAGCGGAGCAGACTAACTTtttagttattaaaattatggtCTAGTTAACGTTAAAtgcttctccttttttttctattttttttcttatccaGAGTCAGTATCTTATGTAATCGATTAATTTTGCATGTATTATCGACTTCATTTTCGTCTAGcaatatatgacatttgcgattctaattataaattgtaattatccTCGCGGCTCGTAAATAATTATGGATAACGCGtatatttatcgcgcgatcgcatTACGCATTTCCATGAAATCGaatcatttacatttatgtttGCTGCTTAGGTCGTGCTTTCTCGCTGCGGCGCGGCGTTCACCGAGAGGGCGTAAGCGCACGGGGCACCTCGCGAGCTACGCGACAATCCGCGCAGGAGAAATCGGTGTTTGACAGCGTCCGTTTCGCCGGGTGCCCTAATCGCATCGCCATCGCTTTTGCCCCCCGCCGTCGCCGCTGGCATCATCGGTGACCATCGCAGCAGACCAATCGCGGACAGGTGCCAACATGGCTGCTACTGCACTGCCTGCTCGTCCTCTCGTGACATCGCCCATTGTCTCGACGGCACTCTAATCTAACGGCGGAAAGCGGAGGGACCAGCGATCGGCGAGCGCGAGACGACGCTTTAAATGGAACGGCGCACTTCAATGGAAGACTTCAGCTAGCAACAATGTCCACCCGGTCGCAGCTCACGAAAGATCTGAACGGTTCGTTTCCCTTTCGTCGCAAAAGTGTTTACATTTACGCGCAAGACCGAGCGAACTGTCATCCGTCATCCCCGAGCGATCATCTCCCTAGCGCTATCGAGTCTTCTCAGTCCGCCCCGCTTTTCGTGCTGCGTGAGTTCTCGCGCGAGCAATTGGCAACTGTCATCGTACCTTTTTACACGtaaaacgagaaaagaaagCGAACAAATTGACGAAAAAGTGCAATTAAATTGCCCGTCCTACTTTTTCGTTCGGCACTGTTGTCCCATGTACATACGACGCACGATTGTGTGAATTATTCATTACTTGCAGAATCGGTGAAAGCGCTACTCGGCAAGCATGTGaaaatactattaaaaaaCGTGGTGAAATTAGAAACGAAGCAGGACAAGCAGGAAAATCGTGTTCTCGTGAGTAATCTCTGgatcctttcttcctttctctttcatgTTGCGATTCGCGACGATTTGTGTTTTGAGTTTTCAGCTAAATCTCTATCCTTTTCTATTCAAGGTGTTTTCGCCATGTCGCCTCTTTCTCTTATCGGCCAAAGTACCCACAAGAGTAAGTCTCGCTTATTTTGTACCTCCTTTCGTTCCCTCGCTCCCTGCGACGCAGCGATGacgtttaaatttttattcttttctagaTCGACTGCCACTTTCATTACTTAGAGATAACGGCTATAGAGTCGAGAAGAGCCAATCAGTTATGTTTGACTGTTGGGGAacgattttacaattttaccaCCACCAACCAAGGTGCGGATACCACGGAAGTGGACGCCATGATAGAGGCCTTACACACGGcgattcgaaatatttttcctacAGTACCGTTAAAGTACGTTCCATCCAGTTTGCGATCGAGTTACATCTGCCACCCTGTTACTAACGCGTTCCGAAACATTGTTTTCCAGTTACATTATACGAAAAATAGAGGTAATACCAGCTAGCAGGCTGCAAAGTATACGGGGGAGCGAGTTAGCTAGAAGCACTGAAGCCACGAGGCATACAGGGCCATGCGGTGGTTTTTCTACTCAGTATGCATGCATGTGCGACTTGCACGGCGTACCGTACAGGGAAGAGGTAGCTTGGGTGAGAATCGTGACACTAGTCGCATCCGCGACGCAAAATCTGTTGTTGTAGAAACCTTACTTGAACCTAAACGCGAATTTTAGGATGTGGACACGATATATCTCTCGCACGACACGCGGGAGCTGAATCTGAGGGACTTCGATCACCTGGACCAGAAGGATCTGGTGCCAATTATCTCGGCCTTGGAATACAACACTTGGTTCACGAAATTACGAGCGTCCCACCTCAAGCTGAATCACGAGCCTCTGGAGAGATTGCTACACGTGATGCGGAGGTCGCTGTCCATCCAGGAACTCTACTTGGACAATCTCGGGATTAAATGGTAATTAAAGCATGCGCGTGGGCGTAAGAGGTGACTTGACGCGCGCTCGTAACGTATGAATATTCGTTTTAAAGGGATTTCGCTCACAAGCTGTCGTTAGCCTTGATCTCCAACGCTAACACGATACTGCAAACGATCGATCTGTCGCACAATACCATCGAGGACAAAGGTACGTTGACTGATTAATAAATCGATATCGGTGATCCACATTGCATCGCTTTTGTATTCGAAATCTTTATCCGCACTACACCCGATTAAAGCGATCTCCGTTCTCTCCACTCGTTACTCATAATTTCAAAAGTAAATATCTTGAacagattttttttatattttttgtaggAGCCTCTAGCTTGTGTGGGATAATTGCCAAGCTAATGCAAGGTGTGCCAATAATCACGTATTTTTCTTATCCCTAGtaattatactaatatatgtattacaatTCGTCCATTCTTATTTTACACTCGTAGAATCTCAGCACTCATTACATTTTCCTTTCATTTTGACTAACGTAATAGCCTAGACATCTGTTTTACATTACCGTACGAAGTACTTGGAAATGAAAACAGTAATTTCTAGTCAAACGTTTATCGACGCACCACTTAAAGTTTGTAATGCATATTTAAGGTGGCACGCATTTGAGCGCTCCTATCGGCAAGCTGCCTAAGGGTTTGCAAAAATTGAATTTGGCCCATTGCGGACTAACCGGGAAAGGTGTAGGCCAAATAGCGCATGCACTAAGCTTGAACAGGAGCATGCCGACCAGCTTGCGATATCTGAATCTTTCGGAGAACACCTTGAAGGATGACATTAATGTAAGTTCGTAAAGCATCACTTTGAAATTGAATACAAGTTAATCGTAATCCTGACTTCGACATTTGATTTGCAGAATTTGTGCAATTTCTTGGCGCAACCTAATAGTTTAACACACTTAGATCTTAGCGGTACGGATACTACCTTAGAATGTGTAagtagataattttataattaatttcctctagatattaatttcaaaagtATTCATTACTTGCTGCTTTGTAACTTGACTTTTAGTTGTTCGGTGCATTGCTGCGGGGTTGTGCAACTAATCTAGTCCACCTGAACGTTGCCCGGAATTCTTTTTCGAGCAAGAAGACCAAAGAAATACCTCCGAGCTTTAAGCAATTCTTCACGGCGACTCTCTCACTCAAGTACTTAAATATATCCTCCTGCAAGCTACCGTTGGAGGCACTGAAGCATCTGCTGCTCGGCTTGGCGTGCAACGAAAGTACGGTCGGTCTGGAGCTCGACATGAGCGGGAACAACTTGGGGTCCATGGGCGCGCACGTTTTAGAGTCGTGCATTCATGGAGTTCGATGCATAGCGTCGCTCGATATATCGGACAGCAGTGAGTATAACAGTTGCACTGTAAATATTCTCGTCAAGTATCGAAAAAGTGttttacaatttctttttcttaatttgaAATTCTATTGCAGACATGGACGTCGATCTCGCGCAAGTTATAACGGCCGTAGGCAAAAACAAATCGATAAAGCAGCTGTACATGGGACGTAACACCGCCAGCATGAAGAGCAAGCACATAGCCGTCGTGATGGACGCTCTAGTGCAGATGCTTCAAGAGGACGACTGCGTGTTGCAAGCCCTGCATCTGCCCGACTCCAGGCTGAAGGGCGACCTGTACAATTTGATCAACGCGCTCGGTAGCAATACTTGTCTTCATGCCCTGGACATCAGCGGCAATCAGATAGGAGATCCCGGCGCGAGGTTGCTGGCGAAAGCGTTGCAGATCAACAATCACTTGCGGACGATCATATACGACAAGAACAACATCACGTTGCAGGGCTACGCGGACATTGTTCACGCTCTAGAGAAGTACGGTTATATATCTAGCAGGAAAAGAACAGAAAGCAATATAGAATTcatcatttgtaataaatcatCGAAATCCATTCTTGTAGGAACTGCAGCGTGCGACACATGCCGTTTCCGATTTACGATCTGCAGCCCTGCATGAAAACCTCCGCGGAGAAGACGGAGCAGCTGGCGAAAAAGATACAGGACCTACTGCAGAGAAACGTCACGCCGTGCAAGTACAGTCACGGGCAAGCGTTCAGGTTGCAGCAAGGATTCCTGCTGAGCTCCACGCAGCAGATGGTTGACAGACTCGTCGTGCAAACCCAGGATACCATCAAAGCTCTCGCGGCGGAGAGCTGCGACGCTAACAACGATATCAATTACGCGACCGGACTTATACAAGATGCGGATAATTCTAAACAGGTAAAACGACTTGAGAGcttgaagaaattaattatttggagCTCCTTCGCATTCCAGACTGTCTTATTTTTGCATTACTTGATTGGTTGAAGGTTCACCTTGAAGACTGTcggatataattttatattttccagcTCTTGCCGAGATTGCACGAGGTACTTCAACGGCGAGATGAGAATAATCCGGTGGAACTAAAGTTACACGAGATGGCAAATGAAATTCACAAAGTTGTAACGGTGTATCTACAGGTATAGGCTTTATACCATACATTTATACACAATTGCTTTCTGCTGGtttaaattatgaattttaatatttatatattcaaagaATAGCCACATTATGCTTATGTAAGACATGCTTGATTATGTAACGATTATCGCAGGATTCCTTGGATGCAATGTTGAAGTGTGCAAATGAGCAGTGTCCTACTATACTTTCGCAAACGGTGATCAGGGGCGACGAGAGTGAGCCAATCGCGATACAGGATGATCTTCGTAACACGTGTAAAGAGAAGAATCAAATCAATAATGAATTCATACACACCACCGTCACCGAGCAAGCCGGCGCGGATATCATTAACAGAGTCAAGTAAGCGTTAATTTGCGCAttgctatattaattattgcaaagtTGATTTCTTCATTcctttttaaatcattttaatcttttaattcatTCCTTTTTCAAATTAGCGAACTCAACTTGGCGGTTGCGGCGCACATATCCGATAGAATTACAGACGAGGTAATCGAGTCACTGTCAAGAAGTTACAAAACTCTGGTGAGTATATTCTGGTACATCTTACAATtagaaaatgaattttttaaagatattttgatatattttacaattaaaaaatgaattttttaaagatattttgatattataatctGATGagttaatgtaataaaatgtttccaGATTGGCGACTGCGATAGCCGAACACGTAGCAGTACACCGGACGTTCTACGACCCAGTGCCGGGTCGATGAGCAGCGGAAGCGTGATAGGAGTAACCAGCGCGAGCGGCGTCTCTATGACTCTACCTCCTGGCAGAGCCAGTCTCATGTCGGAAGAGGACTGCCCGCCGGAAACGTGCTCATTGGCAAACTCCATTGGCCAGTGCGTCAGCGATCAATCTCCGATGGTAATACTCCTCCTTTAATGTCTCAGCAACGGGCgagtttgcaatttttaattgtgtctgtggtaattataaatttattttgtttcacaTGCGTACGTAGAAATTGGATTATCTCAATCTGGTAGGTATTACAAACATGTACAGAGGTGCAAGCAGAAGTGCAAAGTTTCAACATTATGTattctgatattttaataacttaaaatctaaaaaataaatataataaaaagaataaaaatata
Coding sequences within:
- the LOC105274450 gene encoding F-actin-uncapping protein LRRC16A isoform X5, which encodes MSTRSQLTKDLNESVKALLGKHVKILLKNVVKLETKQDKQENRVLVFSPCRLFLLSAKVPTRIDCHFHYLEITAIESRRANQLCLTVGERFYNFTTTNQGADTTEVDAMIEALHTAIRNIFPTVPLNYIIRKIEVIPASRLQSIRGSELARSTEATRHTGPCGGFSTQYACMCDLHGVPYREEVAWDVDTIYLSHDTRELNLRDFDHLDQKDLVPIISALEYNTWFTKLRASHLKLNHEPLERLLHVMRRSLSIQELYLDNLGIKWDFAHKLSLALISNANTILQTIDLSHNTIEDKGASSLCGIIAKLMQGGTHLSAPIGKLPKGLQKLNLAHCGLTGKGVGQIAHALSLNRSMPTSLRYLNLSENTLKDDINNLCNFLAQPNSLTHLDLSGTDTTLECLFGALLRGCATNLVHLNVARNSFSSKKTKEIPPSFKQFFTATLSLKYLNISSCKLPLEALKHLLLGLACNESTVGLELDMSGNNLGSMGAHVLESCIHGVRCIASLDISDSNMDVDLAQVITAVGKNKSIKQLYMGRNTASMKSKHIAVVMDALVQMLQEDDCVLQALHLPDSRLKGDLYNLINALGSNTCLHALDISGNQIGDPGARLLAKALQINNHLRTIIYDKNNITLQGYADIVHALEKNCSVRHMPFPIYDLQPCMKTSAEKTEQLAKKIQDLLQRNVTPCKYSHGQAFRLQQGFLLSSTQQMVDRLVVQTQDTIKALAAESCDANNDINYATGLIQDADNSKQLLPRLHEVLQRRDENNPVELKLHEMANEIHKVVTVYLQDSLDAMLKCANEQCPTILSQTVIRGDESEPIAIQDDLRNTCKEKNQINNEFIHTTVTEQAGADIINRVNELNLAVAAHISDRITDEVIESLSRSYKTLIGDCDSRTRSSTPDVLRPSAGSMSSGSVIGVTSASGVSMTLPPGRASLMSEEDCPPETCSLANSIGQCVSDQSPMKLDYLNLATPHLSNKRKSLHGRKLRPKSVVDSVEGLSADDIPDLLPSLPKSQAEAISETEHSLTESLDSVSELPNTVGQQLQHLVKSRPRRTKTRAPTRPMLRPDQPVDGLALGEGLDVFFRPTTPTTPLISPTSDDSSLHTFPTDGSPNLSLTSHKSIPPDMEKKHSCNSPMLKTLLEPAPRSRSSDNLEKFSPLVGRRSQGDSPLTASPLARRNTTDSADRAKGEAFAKETSNSGIANNDASDDSKRSTLTNVSSMSPRGSRDIDDSFTSTSEKDQASSVMSKDQESRKSAMKKSTTDMEKSSTTSTKLRSAGHDLRSPINGSGSASSKNASDSAKSPVLKPLVKNSGSTSDGKSNGALMKNKPTPPATAPKPRPWSMATDRKSGEFSLLSDGSSPNTSAGNTPDSGDALDESTDSGVSGPASLPPTLSASSTASSLSNTSVEKRSVRELAASLSKNKADRKENGNGSAENG